The Paenibacillus swuensis genome contains the following window.
TCAACCAGGCTTGAACAACATCGTCATAGATACAGTGCATTACGGGTATCAGGAAATGATTATGGAGAAAGATGTCCCCGTTGTCATGCGTGACGGCGTGACTCTTTATGTGAATGTAACCCGTCCAAATAAACCTGGAACATTCCCTGTTGTGATGTCAGCGGACACCTATGGGAAAGATAACAAACCGAAAATCACGAACATGGGACCGATTTGGCCCACTTTAGGTCCGATTCCCACATCCAAATTTACACCGGAAGAATCACCGGACCCTGGTTTCTGGGTACCCAATGATTACGTTGTAGTGAAAGTGGCGCTTCGCGGCAGTGCTAAATCGGAAGGCGCGCTCTACCCTTGGTCACGTCTGGAAGCAGAAGACTATGCCGAAGTGATTGAATGGGCGGGTGTACAGGAATGGAGTAACGGTAACGTCGGAACCAATGGTGTTTCTTATCTGGCCGTAACCCAATGGTGGGCTGCTTCTCTCAATCCGCCACATCTGAAAGCCATGATCCCTTGGGAAGGTCTTAACGACATGTATCGCGAAATTGCCTTCCATGGCGGGATTCCGGATACAGGCTTCTTCAGATTCTGGTACGACGGTATTGTCAGAAGATGGCCCGATAACAACAACATTGAAGACTTGAGAGCCAAACAGCAAGAACATCCCTTATTCGATGAATACTGGCAGGGTAGACAAGTGAATCTTACCGATATTCAAGTGCCGATGTTCGTATGCGCAAGCTGGTCAACCCAAGGGTTACACAACAGAGGTACTTTTGAAGGCTTTAAGCAGTCATCATCCGAGCACAAATGGTTGAAGATTCATGGCCGTAAAGAATGGGAAACTTATTATACCCGGGAATCATTGGAGCAGCAAAAACAATTTTTTGACTATTTCTTAAAAGGAATCGAGAACGACTGGATGGATACGCCGCGTGTATCTTATGAAGTGAGAGATACATTCTATCAAGGTCATAATCAGGTGGGCACGGCTTGGCCATTAGCGGACACAATGTATAAGAAGTTATATCTCAATGGCTCAGCGATGACATTAGACGAACAACAACCTGAAGAATCCACGAAAGTTTCTTATGACAGCGAAGCGGTAGCAGCTCATCAAGATGAAGTGAGATTCAGCACAACATTCGATACAGATACCGAATTGACGGGTAACATGAAACTGAAATTATGGGTTTCCGCGGAGGATGCGGATGATATGGATCTGTTCGTTGGGATCAAAAAATTAAATCGCCGCGGTGACGAAGTGTATTTTCCTGATTTTAATCATATTGAAAACGGTCAAGTCGCCACTGGTTGGTTACGCGTATCTCATCGTGAATTGGATATGGATAAATCAACGGAGGCACAACCTTG
Protein-coding sequences here:
- a CDS encoding CocE/NonD family hydrolase, coding for MNKFLGNSSAVLTNSEDVQPGLNNIVIDTVHYGYQEMIMEKDVPVVMRDGVTLYVNVTRPNKPGTFPVVMSADTYGKDNKPKITNMGPIWPTLGPIPTSKFTPEESPDPGFWVPNDYVVVKVALRGSAKSEGALYPWSRLEAEDYAEVIEWAGVQEWSNGNVGTNGVSYLAVTQWWAASLNPPHLKAMIPWEGLNDMYREIAFHGGIPDTGFFRFWYDGIVRRWPDNNNIEDLRAKQQEHPLFDEYWQGRQVNLTDIQVPMFVCASWSTQGLHNRGTFEGFKQSSSEHKWLKIHGRKEWETYYTRESLEQQKQFFDYFLKGIENDWMDTPRVSYEVRDTFYQGHNQVGTAWPLADTMYKKLYLNGSAMTLDEQQPEESTKVSYDSEAVAAHQDEVRFSTTFDTDTELTGNMKLKLWVSAEDADDMDLFVGIKKLNRRGDEVYFPDFNHIENGQVATGWLRVSHRELDMDKSTEAQPWLKHERTLKLKDQEIVPVEIEILPSGTHFKAGERIEVVVKGSEVVKGSSAPGLKVRYEHTETVNKGTHVIYTGGKYDSHLLVPVIPKK